CAGGCTCATGTCACTGCGGCGCACGTTCAAGGCGCGCTGCAGCGTCGTCACCGGCATCACGCCCTTGGGGCGGTCACCGCCGGAGAGAAAGCTGGCGTTGTCCTTGTAGATGCCGATCACGGTGAACTGCGTGCCGTTGATCGAGATCGTCTTGTCCAGCGGGTCCAGCTCCCCGAAGAGGCGCTCGGCGGCCGTGGTGTTCAGCACCACCACGCGGGCCGCCCCACGTACTTCCTGCTCGGTGAACACGCGGCTGCCAGGCTGCATCTCGGGCGCGCCGAACTGTGCCCAGTTCGCCGTATACGCCTCGATCGGCGCGCTGGCCAGCGAGCGGTCGCGGTACTTGAAGGCACCGCTCCAGTCCATGCGCACGCCGACGGCGGCCGCCGAAGGCAGGGCCTGCAGCCGCTCGACCTCGGCCCAGGAGAGGGGCGGGTTGCGCAGCCACTTGCAGGTGTCGTCCGAGCCGTCGCAGGCCTCGAAGCTGATCGGATAGCGCGAGACGAAGAACGTGGTCGGTCCCGTGGACTCGAAGTCCTGCGCCACGCTCTGGTTGATGCCGTGCACGGCCGCCGAGATGACGACCACCACGAAGACGCCCACCGCGACGCCGAGGATGGTCAGGCCAGCGCGCACCTTGTTGCCGACGATCGACTCGAGGGCGATACGCACGCCCTCGGTCAGGTTATAGAGGCGGGAACTCAGGCCGCTCATCGCATCACTCCTGGCGCAGGGCGACGACCGGGTCCAGCCGCGACGCGCGGCTCGCCGGGTACACGCCCGAGACGATGCCAACCCCCATCCCGACGCCGACTCCGACGATGATGGACCAGGGTGCGACGCTGGCCGGCAGCGGCGTGGCCGCCGCAATGGCCTGCGCGAAGCCGATGCCCAGTGCGATCCCAAGGCCGGCGCCGACCGTGCTCAGGGTGGTGGATTCCACGAGGAACTGCGCGAGGATGTCGCGCCGCTTGGCGCCCAGCGCCTTCCGGATGCCGATCTCGCGCGTCCGTTCGGCGACGGCCACCAGCATGATGTTCATGATGACGATGGCGCCAACCACGAGGCCGATGGCGGGCAGGGCCACGCCGGCGACCACGAGATAGCCCTGGAGCTTGTTCCAGAACTCGAGTGCGCTGTCCGAGGTCTGCATCGCGAAGTTGTCCGCCTCGGCCGGCCGCAGGCCGCGGCGCGTGCGCATGACGGCGCGCACATTCTCCTTGGCCTCTGTCAGGACATCCTGGTTCTCGGCCTGGATCACCACCGCGTCGATCTGGTGGGGCAGCGGGTTGAGCAGTTTGCGAATCGGCGAGCGCCACGGGGCAATCACGAAGTTGTCGAACGAGATGCCAAAGGCGCTGCCCCGCGTGTCGGTCACGCCAATGACGCGATACGGGGTGGAGCCAATCCGGAGCTCGCGGCCGATGGGGTCGAGGCCGGGGAAGGCGCGCTCGACCATGTCGGGGCCGAGGATGACGACGTTCTCACCCTGCGACAGTTCCTGCTGCGTGAACTGGCGTCCGTCCTTGAGGTCCAGGCGCTTGATGGTGAACCAGTCGCCGTCCACACCGATGGCCCGCGTCTGCCGCGGACGGGCGTAGCGCGACACGGCCGTGACGCCGGCCTCGGACTCCTGGGCCCAGCGCGTGCCCTCGGGCAGCGCCTCGACCACCGGCCGCAGGTCGGCGATGGTCATGCGCGGCCGCCGCCGCCAGGACTCCCATTCGGCGCGGTCCACGTCGCCCAGCTGGATGTTCGGCGCACGACGCAGCTCGAAGGAGTTCACGGCAATCAGCTTGCCGACGAGGTCCTCCTTCATGTAGCGCCCCATCCCCTCGATGATCGAGACGACGGTGATGAGGAACATCACGCCGATGCAGACGCCCGCCAGCGTGAAGAAGCTCTTGAGCTTCTGGACGCGGATGGTGGCGAGGGCGAGCCGGACGGCTTCGAAGAGCGGCATGGATCTCGGGTTGTGCTGGCGTCCGGCAGGGCAGGCGGGGCGGCCGGGGCCGCCCCGCCGCCACTTACAGCTGGATGCCGAGCTTCTCGGTGAAGACCTCGCGGCGCTCGTCGCTGGCAATCGTGCCGTCGCGCAGCACGACCACGCGGCGCGCATGCGCGGCGATGTCGGGTTCGTGGGTGACCATGATGACCGTCTGGCCGGTGTCCGCGAGGTTCTCGAACACGCGCATGATCTCCTCGGAGGTCTGCGAGTCGAGGTTACCCGTCGGCTCGTCGGCCAGGAGGATGGACGGCCGGTTCACCAGCGCACGGGCAATCGCCACACGCTGACGCTGACCGCCGGAGAGCTCGTTCGGCCGGTGATGCACGCGCTGGCCCAGCTGCACCTTCTCCAGGGCCTCCATCGCGCGCTCCTTGCGCTCGCTGGCCGAGATGCCGGCGTAGACCAGCGGCAGCTCGACGTTGGCCAGCGCCGTGGCACGGGGGAGCAGGTTGAACGTCTGGAAGACGAACCCGATCTCCTTGTTGCGCACGCGGGCGAGCTCGTCGTCCTTCATCGTCGAGACGAGCTGGCCGTTGAGCCAGTACTCGCCGGCGTTGGGCGTGTCCAGGCAGCCGATGATGTTCATCAGCGTGGACTTGCCCGAGCCGGACGGGCCCATGATGGCCACGTATTCGTTGCGGCGGACGGCGAGGTCCACGCCGCGGAGGGCGCGGACGATCTCGCCGCCCATGTCATACTCGCGCTTCAGGCCGCGGGTGACGATCACCCAGTCGCTGCCCGGCGCGTTGCCGGCGGACTGCGTGACGATCTGGCGTTCGGCGGTGGTGCTGATGGGGGCTTCGTCGGTCTCGTGGCTCACTTACTTGCCCTCCTCGGGCTTCTTGGCGTCAGGCGTTTCGCGGACGAGCTGTCCGTCCTTCAACTCGCGGATCGCCTGGTAGGTGCCTGCCACGATGCGCTCGCCCGGCTCCAGCCCGGAGAGGACCTCGAAGTGCTTCTCGCCAGCGATCCCCACCTTTACGGGGCGGAACGTGACTTTGTTGTCCGCGCCGACAATGAACACGCCCTCGACGTCGCGCTTGCCGACCTCGGGTGCCGCCGTCCCCGTTGAGGGCGGGGCGTCGGTCTGCTTGAGGGCCTCGTTCTCGCGCACCGTCAGCGCGATGATCGGGATCGAGAGCACCTGCGTGCGGGTGTCCGTGATGATCTTGGCCGTGGACGAGAAGTCCGGGCGGGTGTCCGCCGGGGCATTCAGGATGCGCACGGTCACGAGGTAGTCGATGGCCTGGTCGGCGCTGCCGGCGGCCGCACGGGCCACCGAGCTGTTGGAGATCTCCGTCACCCGGCCCACGAAGGTCGTGTCCGGGAAGGCGTCGATCTGCACGACGGCCGAGTCGCCGACGCTGATGCGCGAGACGTCGGTCTCGTCGACCTTCACCTCGGTCTCCAGCACGCTCATGTCCGAGATCGTGAGCAGGATGGCCGCATCACGGTTCAGCGTGCCCATGATGGCCGTCTCGCCCACCTCGACGTTGAGCCGCGTCACGCGGCCCGTCATCGGGGCGTAGATGGTCGTGCGCGAGAGCTGCCAGTTGGCATCCTTGAGGCTGGCTTCCGACTGCTTGACGTTCTCCTCGGCGGCGGTCACCAGCGCCTGGTTCACGTCCAGCTGCGTGCGCAGCTGCTCGATCTCCGCGGCGGAGACCAGTGCGGCGTTGGTCTTGCGGATCTCCTCCTGGCGCTCGTAGTTGCGGCGCGCCTGGAGCTCATTGGCCTTCTGCTGCGCGAGGGACGCGCGCGCATTGGCCAGCGCCGCCTCCGCACGCTGCACCTGGGCCTCGAACTGCTGCGGGTCGATCTGCAGCAGGAACTGGCCGGACTTCACCCAGTCGCCCTCCTTGACGGAGAGGCGCGTGATGCGGCCGGTGATGTCGGCGGAGAGGTCCACCTTGGTCTCCGGCACGACCTGGCCGCTGGCGGTGACCGAGGCCACGAGGTCGCGGGCCTCAACGCCCTCGACGCGCACCACGGTGCCCTTGTTGTTGGAGCGTGCGGCGGAGGTGGCGGCGACGGCTACCACCGCCAACACCACCGCGCCTGCGATGCCCATCTTCATCTTCTTACTCATACGCTCCTCAACTCAGCGAAGGGTGCGGCCGACGGCGTTCTCAAGCGCCGCGTACGCCCGGTGGAATTCATAGACTGCGTCGATCCGGTCCGTCTCGGCGCGCTCGTACTCGCCGCGTGCCGTGGTCAGGTCCACGAAGGTGTTGGCCCCGACGCGATACCGCTCCTCGGCCAGCTGCAGCGCCTCACGCGCCGTGGCCGCATTGCGCTCCTGCAGCTCCACGGCACGATGCGCGGCCTGCAGGGTCACCAGCGCCGACGTCACGTCGGCCGTGAGCTGCAACTCCTGCCGGCGCACCGAGTACTCGGCGTCACGGCGGGCCGCGTTGGCCTCCTGCAGGCGCGACTCGCGCCCCAGCCCGTCGAACAGCGGCAGGGAGATGCCCATCGACAGGTTATAAGGATTTCGCGTGAAATCAAACGGGAACTTGTTGTTCTGGTCCCGGATCGCCTGCTCCTGCGCCGGCGTGAACACGATGCCCGCGCACTGCGCG
This window of the Gemmatimonadaceae bacterium genome carries:
- a CDS encoding ABC transporter ATP-binding protein; the encoded protein is MGGEIVRALRGVDLAVRRNEYVAIMGPSGSGKSTLMNIIGCLDTPNAGEYWLNGQLVSTMKDDELARVRNKEIGFVFQTFNLLPRATALANVELPLVYAGISASERKERAMEALEKVQLGQRVHHRPNELSGGQRQRVAIARALVNRPSILLADEPTGNLDSQTSEEIMRVFENLADTGQTVIMVTHEPDIAAHARRVVVLRDGTIASDERREVFTEKLGIQL
- a CDS encoding ABC transporter permease — translated: MPLFEAVRLALATIRVQKLKSFFTLAGVCIGVMFLITVVSIIEGMGRYMKEDLVGKLIAVNSFELRRAPNIQLGDVDRAEWESWRRRPRMTIADLRPVVEALPEGTRWAQESEAGVTAVSRYARPRQTRAIGVDGDWFTIKRLDLKDGRQFTQQELSQGENVVILGPDMVERAFPGLDPIGRELRIGSTPYRVIGVTDTRGSAFGISFDNFVIAPWRSPIRKLLNPLPHQIDAVVIQAENQDVLTEAKENVRAVMRTRRGLRPAEADNFAMQTSDSALEFWNKLQGYLVVAGVALPAIGLVVGAIVIMNIMLVAVAERTREIGIRKALGAKRRDILAQFLVESTTLSTVGAGLGIALGIGFAQAIAAATPLPASVAPWSIIVGVGVGMGVGIVSGVYPASRASRLDPVVALRQE
- a CDS encoding ABC transporter permease, with amino-acid sequence MSGLSSRLYNLTEGVRIALESIVGNKVRAGLTILGVAVGVFVVVVISAAVHGINQSVAQDFESTGPTTFFVSRYPISFEACDGSDDTCKWLRNPPLSWAEVERLQALPSAAAVGVRMDWSGAFKYRDRSLASAPIEAYTANWAQFGAPEMQPGSRVFTEQEVRGAARVVVLNTTAAERLFGELDPLDKTISINGTQFTVIGIYKDNASFLSGGDRPKGVMPVTTLQRALNVRRSDMSLVVKPRADVSRDEMVDEVTVTLRAARGLRPSQESNFAILTQDQLLETYDKIFGMFFLVMIALSAVGLIVGGVGVVAIMMISVTERTREIGVRKALGATRTTILWQFLIEAVTLTGIGALAGLAFGWVVSTLIRAGTPINASIPPGAVVAALLASCVTGILFGMIPAARAARLDPVEALRHE
- a CDS encoding efflux RND transporter periplasmic adaptor subunit, with protein sequence MSKKMKMGIAGAVVLAVVAVAATSAARSNNKGTVVRVEGVEARDLVASVTASGQVVPETKVDLSADITGRITRLSVKEGDWVKSGQFLLQIDPQQFEAQVQRAEAALANARASLAQQKANELQARRNYERQEEIRKTNAALVSAAEIEQLRTQLDVNQALVTAAEENVKQSEASLKDANWQLSRTTIYAPMTGRVTRLNVEVGETAIMGTLNRDAAILLTISDMSVLETEVKVDETDVSRISVGDSAVVQIDAFPDTTFVGRVTEISNSSVARAAAGSADQAIDYLVTVRILNAPADTRPDFSSTAKIITDTRTQVLSIPIIALTVRENEALKQTDAPPSTGTAAPEVGKRDVEGVFIVGADNKVTFRPVKVGIAGEKHFEVLSGLEPGERIVAGTYQAIRELKDGQLVRETPDAKKPEEGK